A single Paenibacillus sp. FSL R5-0517 DNA region contains:
- a CDS encoding ABC transporter permease subunit, producing MDAKLELNKAKNSSLSTKFAVYIKRDWFLYLLLIPFLLWYATFAFKPMYGIIIAFKDYSVFRGIANSEWVGLLHFQEFLKSEYFYRVLKNTLLISLYSLLFVFPAPIVFALLLNEVKNVKFKKIVQTFTYMPHFISVVIVAGIVTNFLAPGNGLINLIIEKLGGEKIYFLADPSYFRTIFNSMNIWQGTGFAAIIYIAALSGVNSELYEAAVIDGASKWKRTLHVTLPGILPTIMIMLILQIGGLLEVGYEAIVLLYQPVTYSTADVISTYVYREGIVNGRYDMAAAVGVFNSFVGFILIMLANKLSKKYTESGLW from the coding sequence ATGGACGCTAAATTGGAGCTAAACAAAGCTAAGAATTCAAGTCTTTCTACTAAATTTGCGGTTTATATTAAAAGGGACTGGTTTCTATACTTACTGCTGATTCCCTTTCTGTTGTGGTACGCCACATTTGCTTTTAAACCGATGTACGGGATCATTATCGCTTTCAAAGATTATAGTGTGTTTAGGGGAATTGCAAATAGCGAATGGGTAGGTCTGCTGCACTTCCAAGAGTTTCTGAAAAGTGAATACTTCTACAGAGTATTAAAAAATACGTTATTAATCAGCTTGTATTCTTTGCTCTTTGTATTCCCTGCACCTATTGTATTTGCACTCTTGCTGAATGAAGTCAAGAATGTCAAATTCAAAAAAATCGTGCAAACGTTTACTTATATGCCCCATTTTATCTCGGTCGTTATTGTGGCTGGGATTGTGACAAATTTTCTTGCCCCAGGCAATGGGTTGATCAATCTGATTATTGAGAAGCTGGGTGGGGAGAAGATTTACTTCCTGGCCGATCCAAGTTATTTCAGAACAATCTTTAACTCTATGAATATTTGGCAAGGTACCGGCTTTGCAGCCATCATATATATCGCTGCCTTATCTGGCGTCAATTCCGAATTGTATGAAGCTGCGGTTATTGATGGTGCAAGCAAGTGGAAGAGAACATTACATGTAACGCTCCCTGGCATTTTGCCGACAATTATGATCATGCTGATTCTCCAGATTGGCGGGTTATTAGAAGTCGGATATGAGGCCATCGTTTTACTGTATCAGCCCGTGACCTATTCAACAGCTGATGTCATCAGTACGTATGTATATCGCGAAGGTATTGTCAACGGAAGGTATGATATGGCAGCGGCAGTGGGCGTTTTCAACTCCTTTGTAGGCTTTATTCTAATTATGCTGGCCAACAAACTTAGTAAAAAATATACCGAATCTGGATTATGGTAG
- a CDS encoding extracellular solute-binding protein, translating to MNRKTSLLLATLLLSGTILGACSNGAESNALSKTNSESQNSGETVQGAEEPVTLSIFYFDNTGTIKMDSPVLKKAAELTNVSLNNVASTGGEDKQAYNLMLASGSLPDIISYNITELNAIASEGALEPLNDYIDKLAPNFKKFLDENEDVKNAITASDGNIYTIPFVGDGNASTGWFIRQDWLDKLQMEVPKTVDEFYSVLQAFRNDDPNGNGKKDEIPYIQRDNNIGAYTLLPLWDAYDKLYIKDGKIAYGPYEDEFKVGISNIAKWYNEGLIDKEIFTRAKARETLLGNDTAGSTHDWFASTSNFNQSLQNEVPGLKLLPIAPPESISGKVFEVGKRPKLSGYGWAISSQSKNVEAAVKYFDFWWSEEGRRLFNFGIEGDSYTMVDGKPVFTEEVLSQPAVNGYLTEKYGAQLPKIGVWQDFSYEQQWTNEIALKGINEYQENNYISDDYTLPTLNFTQEEQKRIDALVGPIDTFFHEKAQTWVMGGEEAESAFSSYQTQLRNLGVEEYVQIYNDAYQRYLHGN from the coding sequence TTGAACAGAAAAACAAGCTTACTCCTCGCAACATTGCTACTCTCTGGCACGATCCTGGGGGCATGTAGCAATGGAGCAGAATCCAATGCTCTGAGCAAAACCAACTCTGAATCCCAGAATTCTGGTGAGACGGTGCAAGGCGCTGAGGAACCTGTTACACTAAGCATTTTTTATTTCGATAATACCGGCACGATTAAAATGGATTCCCCTGTACTTAAGAAAGCCGCAGAACTGACTAACGTTAGTCTGAACAATGTAGCTTCAACGGGTGGAGAGGATAAACAGGCTTACAATTTGATGCTGGCTTCAGGATCTCTTCCGGATATTATCAGCTACAACATCACGGAGTTGAATGCGATTGCCAGCGAAGGTGCACTTGAGCCTCTCAATGATTATATTGACAAACTCGCTCCAAACTTCAAAAAATTTCTAGACGAGAACGAGGACGTCAAAAATGCGATCACCGCCTCTGATGGGAACATCTATACTATTCCTTTTGTCGGAGATGGTAACGCTTCCACTGGATGGTTTATTCGTCAGGATTGGCTTGATAAGCTTCAAATGGAAGTACCGAAGACTGTCGATGAGTTTTACAGTGTTTTACAAGCATTCCGGAATGATGATCCGAATGGTAACGGCAAAAAAGACGAAATCCCTTATATTCAGCGTGATAATAATATTGGTGCCTACACTTTGCTTCCACTGTGGGATGCCTATGACAAACTGTATATCAAGGATGGAAAAATTGCATACGGACCGTATGAAGACGAATTCAAAGTCGGTATCAGCAATATTGCAAAATGGTATAATGAAGGCCTTATCGATAAAGAAATCTTCACTCGAGCCAAAGCGAGAGAAACCTTGCTGGGCAACGATACAGCAGGCTCTACTCATGACTGGTTTGCAAGCACATCAAACTTTAATCAGTCTCTGCAGAACGAAGTGCCTGGCCTGAAGTTATTGCCCATCGCACCACCTGAAAGTATTTCCGGCAAAGTGTTTGAAGTAGGCAAACGTCCAAAATTAAGCGGATATGGCTGGGCCATTTCCTCACAGAGCAAAAATGTTGAAGCTGCTGTGAAATATTTCGATTTCTGGTGGAGTGAAGAAGGTCGCCGCTTATTTAACTTTGGTATTGAAGGTGATTCGTATACCATGGTTGATGGCAAACCCGTATTCACAGAAGAGGTGTTAAGCCAACCTGCAGTTAATGGTTACTTGACAGAAAAGTATGGAGCCCAACTTCCGAAAATAGGAGTATGGCAGGACTTTAGTTACGAACAACAATGGACCAATGAAATCGCATTGAAAGGGATTAATGAGTATCAGGAAAACAACTATATTTCCGACGACTATACACTCCCGACACTTAACTTTACACAAGAAGAACAAAAACGAATTGATGCTTTAGTTGGACCCATTGATACGTTTTTCCATGAAAAAGCTCAGACTTGGGTCATGGGGGGCGAGGAGGCAGAATCGGCATTCAGCTCCTACCAAACACAGTTGAGAAATCTTGGCGTTGAAGAATACGTGCAAATTTATAACGATGCATACCAAAGATATCTACATGGTAACTAA
- a CDS encoding carbohydrate ABC transporter permease — MQDSRAEKVFYFFNYLLLGLFACITLYPFLYVLSASISTPQAVVTGEVLLFPKGITWEAYNSVFAEKGIWIGYANTLFYTIVGTLVSMILTICGAYPLSKKRLKGRTAINLIISFTLIFSAGMIPLYLNFKSLGLLDSRFGIIIGFAISTFNFVILRTFFQSIPDEIEEAARIDGAGDVGVLMKIILPLSKASLATIALFYAVSRWNGYFWAMILLHDERKFPLQVLLNRLVVQMKPTDDMLNDVAFTTGETVIYATIVVAIIPIIAVYPFIQKYFVKGVMIGSLKG, encoded by the coding sequence ATGCAAGATAGTCGCGCAGAGAAAGTATTTTATTTCTTTAATTATTTGTTACTAGGTTTATTTGCATGTATAACCTTATATCCGTTTTTGTACGTGTTGTCTGCTTCCATCAGTACGCCACAAGCGGTAGTCACCGGAGAGGTATTGCTCTTTCCAAAAGGTATTACATGGGAAGCTTACAATTCCGTATTTGCTGAAAAGGGAATATGGATTGGCTATGCCAATACGCTATTTTATACAATTGTAGGCACGCTGGTGAGCATGATTCTTACTATTTGCGGAGCATATCCCTTGTCCAAAAAAAGATTGAAAGGGCGCACTGCAATCAATTTGATTATTTCGTTTACGTTGATATTCAGCGCAGGCATGATACCCTTGTATCTGAATTTCAAAAGTCTGGGGTTGTTGGACTCACGCTTTGGTATCATCATAGGATTTGCCATCAGCACATTCAACTTTGTTATTCTTCGTACCTTTTTTCAGTCCATTCCTGATGAAATTGAAGAGGCAGCTCGCATTGACGGCGCCGGTGATGTCGGAGTATTAATGAAAATTATTTTACCGCTGTCCAAGGCCTCATTGGCAACGATTGCTCTGTTCTATGCGGTTTCTCGCTGGAATGGTTACTTCTGGGCAATGATCTTACTGCATGACGAAAGGAAGTTTCCGTTGCAGGTATTGCTAAACCGACTGGTTGTTCAGATGAAACCCACGGATGACATGTTAAATGATGTCGCTTTTACAACAGGAGAGACTGTTATCTATGCTACCATTGTTGTCGCTATAATCCCAATTATTGCAGTGTATCCGTTCATTCAGAAGTACTTCGTTAAAGGAGTCATGATCGGATCGTTGAAAGGCTGA
- a CDS encoding glycoside hydrolase family 2 TIM barrel-domain containing protein → MKLFERYWENPNIQQINREQPRSYFIPYSDEHSAQERKRGRSSFYRTLNGQWKFRYMPSVSQVNQSFYANNYDTSDWDSILVPSCWQTHGYDQANYINYDYPIPCDPPYVPDHNPAGLYTRDFMITSDWDLKEKFVVFEGVNACFYVWVNGRFVGYSQGSRMPAEFHLTEYVHTGLNRITVMVLKWCDGTYVEDQDMWRFSGIYRDVYLLARNKTHIRDVFNKQQFALDPKEHVKLTCDIQTTGLMTVRAKLKNADGEVVASTEADINLHGNLEFDVSNPTLWNAEQPYLYQLVLHAKDEILQFQVGFRSMDINEGVFRINSQPVKLKGVNRHDSHPRLGATIPIKDMITDLKLMKLHNINTVRTAHYPNDPRFLELCNELGLYVINEADLECHGIRQASDVAAGSYHKISADPLWRSTFLDRAIRLVERDKNQPSIVIWSLGNESGYSHNHVAMGEWIRERDPSRLIHYEGACPETNGLPDIECLDVESRMYFPIDKLEAYAKDVSNSKPLFLCEFSHAMGNSCGDLKDYWDVMYAHPKLMGGCIWEWCDHGIESFTPKGEKYFAYGGDLGDSPHDGNFCMDGLVSPDRHPHTSLLELKQILAPIHMERDNSSAMKFMLMNRYDFSNLGHLYLYWRIEKNGETIHQGRIEHLEVAPQSQTSISIPYALPEATEDSYSIMFSYRTLEETSWAETNHEVAFKQFELSSSAAVGQARGRAQDAALLDVQEVYNHLYMRGSDFSYEFDLNHGNLVSLKRNYVELLAEPTTFTIWRAPLDNDMYVMHKWRAENVNRSWMKVYHCEWNRAANGSISILVSFSIGGFSRYPAVRGETIWNIHSNGEITIQSKVQLREQIEFLPRFALRLVMPEGNEEIEYYGHGPHEAYLDKHHSTRKSRYVTTVDSMFEHYGMPQENGSRYGTEWVIVSNELGMGLWIASPNETFSLNASHYTVADLEIAKHPHELSKRKETILHLDYKMSGVGSGSCGPQLLPAYQLAEREIVFDLTLRPIYKEDE, encoded by the coding sequence ATGAAACTATTTGAGCGTTATTGGGAAAATCCCAACATTCAGCAAATAAATCGGGAACAGCCGCGATCCTACTTTATCCCTTATTCAGATGAACATTCCGCCCAGGAACGTAAAAGAGGAAGATCTTCTTTTTATCGAACATTAAACGGGCAGTGGAAATTCCGCTACATGCCTTCAGTTAGCCAAGTAAACCAATCTTTCTATGCTAATAATTATGACACGTCAGACTGGGATTCTATTCTTGTACCGTCTTGCTGGCAGACTCATGGTTATGATCAAGCAAATTATATTAATTATGATTATCCAATTCCATGTGACCCGCCTTATGTCCCTGATCATAATCCAGCCGGGCTCTATACAAGGGATTTTATGATCACTTCCGATTGGGATTTAAAAGAGAAGTTTGTTGTTTTTGAGGGAGTTAATGCTTGCTTCTATGTTTGGGTAAATGGCCGTTTTGTCGGGTATTCCCAAGGAAGCCGGATGCCGGCTGAATTTCATTTGACAGAATACGTGCATACCGGCCTGAATCGTATAACGGTTATGGTACTGAAATGGTGCGATGGGACTTATGTAGAAGATCAAGATATGTGGCGTTTCTCCGGTATATACCGTGATGTATATCTGCTTGCTCGCAATAAAACTCATATTAGGGACGTGTTCAATAAACAGCAATTTGCGTTGGACCCGAAGGAGCATGTGAAATTAACTTGCGATATCCAAACCACCGGATTAATGACCGTTCGTGCGAAACTTAAAAATGCCGATGGTGAAGTTGTTGCGTCCACAGAGGCCGACATTAATCTTCACGGTAATTTGGAGTTTGACGTGTCAAATCCGACGTTGTGGAATGCAGAACAGCCTTACTTGTATCAATTAGTCTTACATGCCAAGGATGAAATTTTGCAGTTTCAGGTCGGATTTCGCAGTATGGATATAAATGAGGGTGTATTTCGTATCAATAGTCAGCCGGTGAAGTTAAAAGGCGTTAATCGGCATGATTCACATCCACGTCTTGGTGCGACTATTCCCATTAAGGATATGATTACGGATCTTAAGCTAATGAAGCTGCATAACATTAACACCGTTCGCACAGCTCATTATCCAAATGATCCTCGCTTCTTGGAGTTATGCAACGAATTGGGATTGTATGTGATCAACGAAGCTGATCTGGAATGTCATGGAATTCGGCAGGCCTCTGATGTCGCGGCAGGCTCTTATCATAAAATTTCTGCCGACCCGCTATGGCGAAGTACATTTCTGGACAGGGCGATCAGACTCGTTGAACGAGACAAAAACCAGCCTTCCATTGTGATATGGTCTTTGGGTAACGAATCCGGATACAGTCATAATCATGTTGCAATGGGTGAATGGATACGAGAAAGAGACCCATCTCGTTTGATTCATTATGAAGGAGCTTGTCCAGAGACAAATGGGCTTCCAGATATCGAATGTCTGGACGTGGAGAGCCGAATGTATTTCCCTATAGACAAACTGGAGGCTTATGCCAAGGATGTGTCTAATTCAAAGCCGCTGTTTCTCTGCGAATTCAGCCATGCGATGGGAAACAGCTGTGGTGATTTGAAGGATTATTGGGATGTGATGTATGCTCATCCGAAATTAATGGGCGGGTGTATATGGGAATGGTGCGATCATGGGATTGAATCCTTTACTCCCAAAGGTGAGAAATACTTTGCTTATGGAGGAGATCTCGGGGACTCACCCCATGATGGAAATTTTTGTATGGATGGCCTGGTTTCACCAGATCGTCATCCCCATACAAGTCTGCTGGAACTGAAACAAATTCTAGCTCCGATACACATGGAGCGGGACAATTCGTCTGCAATGAAATTCATGCTGATGAATCGTTATGATTTCAGTAACTTAGGCCATTTGTATTTATACTGGCGCATTGAAAAAAATGGCGAGACCATTCACCAAGGTCGTATTGAGCATCTGGAGGTTGCGCCACAGAGCCAAACATCAATCAGTATCCCTTACGCACTTCCGGAAGCAACTGAAGATTCGTATTCCATTATGTTCTCCTATCGAACGTTGGAGGAGACAAGCTGGGCGGAAACCAATCATGAGGTGGCCTTTAAACAGTTCGAACTTTCGTCTTCTGCTGCAGTAGGGCAGGCGCGTGGTCGTGCGCAGGATGCAGCTCTATTGGATGTGCAGGAAGTGTACAACCATCTGTATATGCGAGGCTCTGATTTCTCATATGAATTCGATCTGAATCATGGTAATTTGGTTAGCTTGAAGCGAAATTATGTTGAACTGCTAGCCGAGCCAACCACGTTTACCATCTGGCGTGCCCCACTCGATAATGACATGTATGTCATGCATAAATGGCGGGCAGAGAATGTGAATCGATCTTGGATGAAGGTATATCATTGCGAATGGAACAGAGCAGCTAATGGCTCAATATCTATTCTAGTTTCCTTTTCGATTGGAGGGTTCAGTCGATATCCGGCAGTACGCGGTGAAACGATATGGAATATTCACTCTAATGGTGAAATTACGATACAAAGCAAGGTCCAGTTGAGAGAACAAATCGAATTTCTTCCTCGTTTTGCACTTCGGTTAGTTATGCCTGAAGGCAATGAAGAAATTGAATATTATGGGCACGGCCCTCATGAGGCTTACTTGGATAAACATCACAGTACACGTAAAAGCCGATATGTTACCACGGTGGATAGCATGTTCGAACATTACGGAATGCCTCAAGAAAATGGATCAAGATATGGAACGGAGTGGGTGATCGTATCTAATGAATTAGGTATGGGCTTGTGGATTGCCTCTCCTAACGAGACGTTCTCCCTGAATGCCTCCCATTATACAGTAGCGGATTTGGAGATTGCGAAACATCCACATGAGCTAAGCAAACGAAAAGAAACGATTCTGCACTTGGATTATAAGATGAGTGGGGTGGGGTCAGGGTCCTGTGGTCCTCAACTCTTGCCAGCATATCAGTTAGCCGAGCGGGAAATTGTTTTTGATCTCACGCTTAGACCCATTTACAAAGAAGATGAATAG
- a CDS encoding response regulator, which translates to MSHLLSMVIIDDIPAVVEGIANDLPWEDHSIRIVGTAYNGAEGLKLIQETRPDIIVTDIRMPKLNGIEMVEKAKLTGSKLIFISGYSDFNYAQQVVNLGGFDYILKPFTPDKLIETISRAREQLEQEQRDRVHLMDVEQKLRASMPFLRQDYLNLLVRYSAHPEVVKEKWNFLNIKMNESFFTIFVVEINTDFSSKAAINVVELQRFSLQNILEETLAKHKSAVVFRDDHKRFVCIVNDDDTDLYGMLGIAEECRENVERNTRFTVSIGVGSCVEHIHELPLTYQQAVSSLAYTFYTGGNSVFAYSNMEYDATIKIKFSSEKEQELIYVLRSGVTTRINEVLENIFGEWKDSQTLPTPEKIKVFWLELMLDLRNSLQEELSQEEIQFFERHLERLTYNTDSIAELQRIVAEICYRFCENIGQKQKETAHVVINQSLAYIREHLHLNESVADYAKQVHLSTSYYSNLFKKVTGQSVLQFVVSERIELAKKLILQGVALQEVALTVGYDERSYFSDVFKKKVGMSPSDFKKRYCG; encoded by the coding sequence ATGAGCCATTTACTTTCAATGGTTATTATTGATGATATTCCAGCTGTTGTTGAGGGTATTGCCAATGATCTTCCCTGGGAAGATCATTCCATTCGAATTGTAGGGACAGCTTACAATGGGGCTGAGGGTTTGAAACTTATTCAGGAAACACGACCGGATATCATTGTCACTGATATCCGCATGCCTAAGCTAAACGGGATCGAAATGGTGGAGAAAGCAAAGCTCACGGGTTCAAAGTTGATTTTCATCAGTGGTTATTCCGACTTCAATTATGCTCAGCAGGTAGTTAATTTAGGTGGTTTTGACTACATACTCAAACCTTTTACACCAGATAAGCTGATCGAGACGATCAGTCGGGCTAGAGAGCAATTGGAGCAGGAGCAGCGTGATCGTGTGCATTTGATGGATGTTGAGCAGAAGCTTAGAGCAAGCATGCCCTTCCTGCGCCAGGATTATTTGAATCTGCTCGTTCGTTACTCTGCACACCCTGAAGTGGTTAAAGAAAAATGGAACTTTTTAAATATTAAAATGAATGAATCCTTTTTCACTATTTTTGTTGTGGAGATAAATACCGATTTTTCCAGCAAGGCTGCGATTAATGTCGTGGAGCTCCAACGTTTTTCACTGCAAAATATTTTGGAGGAAACACTCGCAAAGCATAAATCCGCTGTGGTCTTTCGCGACGATCACAAACGCTTTGTATGTATTGTCAACGACGACGATACGGACCTCTATGGAATGCTTGGAATTGCAGAGGAATGTCGGGAAAATGTGGAGCGAAATACGCGGTTTACAGTATCCATAGGGGTGGGTTCATGTGTGGAGCACATTCATGAATTACCATTAACCTATCAGCAGGCTGTTTCCTCGCTAGCATATACCTTTTATACCGGAGGAAATAGTGTTTTTGCTTATTCCAACATGGAATATGACGCGACCATCAAAATCAAATTTTCGTCGGAAAAAGAGCAAGAACTTATTTACGTACTTCGTTCAGGTGTAACCACCAGAATTAACGAAGTGCTGGAAAACATCTTTGGGGAATGGAAAGACAGCCAAACGCTGCCCACTCCCGAGAAGATTAAAGTATTCTGGCTTGAATTAATGCTTGACTTGCGGAATTCACTACAGGAAGAGCTAAGCCAGGAGGAGATCCAATTTTTTGAGCGACATCTTGAACGGTTAACATATAACACGGATTCCATTGCCGAGCTTCAACGAATCGTCGCCGAAATCTGTTATCGTTTCTGTGAAAACATCGGGCAAAAACAAAAAGAAACTGCCCATGTGGTCATCAACCAGTCGTTGGCCTACATCCGTGAACATTTGCATTTGAACGAATCCGTGGCCGATTATGCCAAACAAGTTCATTTAAGCACTAGCTATTATTCCAATTTGTTCAAAAAAGTGACAGGTCAATCTGTGCTCCAATTTGTGGTTAGTGAGCGAATCGAACTGGCCAAGAAGCTTATTCTTCAGGGAGTAGCACTACAGGAAGTAGCTCTTACCGTGGGATACGATGAAAGATCCTATTTTAGTGATGTATTCAAGAAAAAAGTTGGCATGAGTCCATCGGATTTCAAGAAGAGATATTGTGGTTGA
- a CDS encoding histidine kinase, with translation MKDWLRSTTFRKRIQISLILFTVVAVIMCGLTSYGIAVRVMEKNTYHFNQIAIDKSAQSIEEKLRKIRLAVLTFMSSDQFTHLMNSISGGGELTYYEHFKLNQSLQTPIFQMKLIEPGITSIFINTSIGDFYSNSGERIDAPSFQDSILFKALESYQSPIWVVAHEDDLFNSKQRVLTLLFDPFTKNVPPNTHLAVNVSETSMIEYLQKNAGDAIPVVFTENNKLALKSGDLSEEAAEDTEFRKNIVGEKGHFEYKMNGTPYMVNYSTVSFPDNWIIVHMMDKNKLLKDVRLIQWVTICVIALFTVLTLLISRTLTSHLLRPLNDLQSVMRQVEQNDWTVRYEGHYRDEFAQVGMRFNSMLTQMVELTHEHLEAQRAEQLAELKALQAQMNPHFLYNTLNTILWKSHSNKQEEVREMIMSLSVLFRVGLNNGEEVTTVAQELEHVTQYLKIQKLCYTHLFDYTIRCSEDLRDIRLLKLLLQPLVENSILHGFKDYQGKGEIDIHVYTEDESLHLNVTDNGQGFDTLMNDSRTTILVENRKGFALENIRKRLTLYYDGEAAIDIVSNPYEQTTIKISIPLKE, from the coding sequence ATGAAAGATTGGCTGCGTTCAACTACATTTCGCAAACGGATACAGATATCGTTGATTCTTTTCACAGTGGTAGCCGTTATTATGTGTGGTTTAACGTCGTATGGTATTGCAGTAAGGGTGATGGAGAAAAATACGTATCATTTTAATCAAATTGCGATTGATAAATCGGCTCAATCTATTGAAGAAAAACTTCGAAAAATTCGTTTGGCCGTCCTTACATTTATGTCTAGTGATCAATTCACGCATCTCATGAATTCCATCTCTGGTGGGGGAGAATTGACATATTACGAACATTTCAAGTTAAATCAATCCCTTCAAACGCCCATATTTCAGATGAAATTGATTGAGCCGGGAATCACTTCTATTTTTATCAATACGTCAATCGGAGATTTCTATTCCAATTCAGGTGAACGTATTGACGCACCATCATTTCAGGACAGCATACTGTTTAAAGCCCTTGAGTCCTATCAATCACCAATCTGGGTGGTGGCTCATGAGGATGATCTGTTTAACAGTAAACAACGCGTATTAACACTTTTGTTTGATCCCTTCACAAAAAATGTTCCTCCCAATACACATTTGGCAGTTAATGTGAGTGAGACATCCATGATAGAGTATTTACAAAAAAATGCCGGGGATGCAATTCCAGTTGTTTTTACGGAAAATAACAAGCTTGCCCTGAAGTCAGGTGATTTATCTGAGGAGGCTGCGGAGGATACCGAGTTTAGAAAAAACATCGTTGGCGAAAAAGGACATTTCGAATACAAGATGAACGGTACACCATATATGGTTAACTACTCGACGGTTTCTTTTCCTGATAATTGGATCATTGTACACATGATGGATAAGAATAAACTTTTGAAGGATGTCCGTTTGATTCAGTGGGTGACCATATGTGTTATCGCGCTTTTTACAGTGCTAACTCTACTGATTTCAAGAACGTTAACCAGCCATTTGCTACGTCCACTCAATGATCTACAGTCTGTCATGAGGCAAGTTGAACAAAACGACTGGACAGTAAGATATGAAGGACATTATCGAGATGAGTTTGCTCAGGTCGGGATGCGTTTTAATAGTATGCTTACGCAAATGGTGGAACTCACCCATGAACATCTGGAAGCGCAACGAGCGGAGCAGTTGGCTGAACTAAAAGCGCTTCAGGCTCAAATGAACCCCCACTTTTTATATAATACGTTGAATACAATCCTATGGAAATCACACTCCAACAAGCAGGAAGAAGTTCGTGAAATGATTATGTCGTTGTCTGTGTTATTTCGCGTAGGTTTGAACAATGGCGAGGAAGTAACCACAGTTGCCCAGGAACTGGAGCATGTTACCCAATATTTAAAAATTCAGAAGCTGTGTTATACCCATTTATTTGATTATACGATTCGATGTAGTGAAGATTTGCGGGATATTCGTCTCCTCAAGTTATTATTGCAACCTCTCGTTGAAAACAGTATTCTGCATGGATTCAAAGATTACCAGGGGAAGGGTGAGATTGATATCCATGTATACACGGAGGATGAGAGTCTACACCTCAATGTGACCGATAATGGTCAAGGGTTTGATACGTTAATGAATGACTCCCGGACGACGATCCTAGTAGAAAACAGGAAGGGATTTGCATTAGAGAATATAAGAAAAAGACTAACACTTTATTATGACGGAGAGGCAGCTATCGATATCGTTAGCAATCCTTATGAACAAACAACAATCAAGATTTCAATTCCACTTAAGGAGTAA
- a CDS encoding AraC family transcriptional regulator yields MELFPIRIRQAIAAEPALPFTVYSVGSEIQLPLTRLRGYSANQLFFTFEGEGKFRLLGQKNWETLIPGTLLYIPQHMPHEYAPSSATEDWRVGYVSFTEMAEGTLSSWGFAQDFFRRQLKEIEKYTEKIRKIWFNNTPDGDSWILAELLFSLLMQLQRDVHHENQESHIAVSRRKTQSHEAVIDHAVRYIHDHLGLDIRVTDIAAHVGYSTKQLNRIFHQAFQKTPLQYMQLARLKMAHLLLIDHPEMSINYVADCVGMQPDYFAKLYRRVYMCTPSDSRIPFLVQSKTQ; encoded by the coding sequence ATGGAGTTATTTCCGATCAGAATACGCCAAGCGATTGCGGCTGAACCTGCTCTACCTTTCACAGTATATTCCGTCGGAAGCGAGATACAATTGCCTTTAACACGGCTTAGAGGATATTCTGCTAATCAGCTCTTTTTCACTTTTGAAGGAGAAGGAAAATTCAGATTGTTAGGACAAAAAAATTGGGAAACTCTGATCCCGGGCACACTCTTGTATATTCCCCAACATATGCCTCATGAATATGCTCCTTCGTCCGCCACAGAGGATTGGAGAGTAGGCTATGTATCCTTTACGGAAATGGCTGAAGGCACACTCTCATCTTGGGGCTTCGCACAGGATTTTTTTCGGCGCCAGCTGAAGGAGATTGAAAAATATACAGAAAAAATCCGGAAAATTTGGTTTAACAACACTCCTGATGGTGATTCATGGATATTGGCGGAACTTTTGTTCTCACTCTTGATGCAATTGCAACGGGATGTACATCATGAAAACCAGGAATCACACATCGCTGTTTCTAGGCGGAAGACACAATCACATGAGGCTGTGATTGATCATGCTGTGAGATACATTCATGATCATCTGGGACTCGACATTCGGGTAACAGACATAGCAGCCCATGTCGGATATTCCACGAAACAGCTAAACCGCATCTTTCATCAAGCTTTTCAGAAGACGCCTCTGCAATATATGCAGCTGGCCCGTCTGAAAATGGCACATCTGTTACTGATTGATCACCCTGAAATGTCTATTAATTATGTTGCTGATTGTGTGGGAATGCAGCCGGACTATTTTGCTAAACTATACCGACGTGTGTATATGTGCACACCCTCGGATTCCAGAATTCCTTTTCTTGTCCAATCGAAAACCCAATAA